Proteins from one Mycobacteriales bacterium genomic window:
- a CDS encoding ISL3 family transposase, producing MDVTAGAVFGCADLTVFCRLDELGLQVIGLRVDPGRAVLACRVVEPDDWCRGCGCEGV from the coding sequence CTGGACGTTACCGCCGGCGCTGTGTTCGGCTGCGCTGATCTGACCGTGTTCTGCCGGCTCGACGAGCTCGGCCTGCAAGTGATCGGGCTGCGGGTCGATCCTGGTCGTGCGGTGCTGGCGTGCCGGGTCGTGGAACCTGATGACTGGTGTCGAGGGTGCGGCTGTGAGGGAGTCC